The sequence TACCAGTCCGCGATTCGGGAGTAGCCGGGGTCGTTCGTGATGCGCTCGCCGTCGGCCGCCAAGTGCCGTATCGCATCGACGTAACAGCGGTGTTCCGCTCTCGTGAACGACGCTTTGTGAGCGAAAAAATCGAACAGCGGCGTTCGGTTTCCGTCCGCGAGGACGTAGATATCGTCGTACGATGCGGACCCGATTTCGTCGCCGAAGACGCGATATTCGGCGTCGCGCTCCGTCGGATTCCCGCCTTCGCGGTACTTGGCGAGGTGGTCGGCGGCGACGGCGACGGCGGTACGCGAGAGGCGGACTCGAAACACGAGCGGACTGTAGTACGACGTGAACGCCTCGGAAGCCGTGAAGTTCTTCAGCACGCTCGCGGGTACCTCGTAGGTCGGTTTCGATTCGGCTCGGAGCGTTCGAGCGATCAGGTGTGGCGCGTGACGGGAGAGTCCGCGGTAGACGGTCACTTCCGGTCCCTCCGTCCGGTCGAGAAACGCCTGCGTGACACAGTAGAGGTCCCTGGCGACCGCTCGGTGGTCGGGGTCCGTTCGGTAGGTCGGTGGGTCCTCGCCCCGAACGTCGCACTCGACGCCGAACGTCTGCTTGAAGAGGAGTTCGTGGCGCTGTGGATACCCGTACTTCGGGTGCGACGAGACCTTCCACCGGTAGTGTGGGTCGAGGACCGCACAGACGTTCTCGGCCCCGTGAACGTCGCCGAGTGCGCCGAGGAGACGACACTCTTGGTCGAACGACAGCGCTCGGTACTCTACCCGTTCGCCGACCTCCGCACAGAATTCCGAACGGTACGACAGAGGCTCCAAGTCGGTGAAGTCGAGACCGTATTCGGCCTCGTAGTCCGTCCGACTCGGACAGTCGAAGCGGGAAGCGAGACCGTCACCGCCGGAGTCGTCTTCTGTGTCTGGCACGGTTCTCTGCGTTCGTCCGTGACTACCTACTCGGCCTATTTATATTACGGTGTCCGCCGGGTGACTTTAGACCGTCCCCGCCCTCGGTAAACGCGGTTTCGGCGGGGTCGTGTTCTCGACGGCGAGTCTCCGAGAGTGGGTTTTATCTTTCCGACGGCCGAAACGAGGATTAATGCTCGTTCTGGGAGACGCCCACGCCGACGACCCCGACAACCGGCGCGCGCTGTTCGCCGCGTATCGGGAGGCCGACGCCGACGTTGCGTTGCAGTTGGGCGACCTACTCTACTACGACCTGCCGATTCCGACCTACTTCATCGCCGGTAACAACGAAGACTTCGACGTTATCGACGCGCTCAGACACGGCCGCGTCGAGAGTTCCGACGTGACGAACGCCCGCCTGTTGGGCGACGAAGCCGTCGAAGTCGAGGGCCTGCGCGTGGCTGGCCTGTCGGGCAACTACGCGCCGACCCAGTACGAACGCCCCCGGCCGAACCTGCAAGGCGAGCGCAGGCGGCACTTCGTCCGCGGGGACGTGGAGACCGTCAAGCGAATCGAAGACGTGGACGTTCTCCTCACCCACGAAGCGCCCCACGGCCTGCCGGTCGCCGAGGAGTACGAGGTCGGCTGTCAGTACATCGACGAACTCCTCGAAGCGGTCCAACCGCGGCTCTGTCTGGTCGGCCACCACCACCAGCACGCCGAGACGACCTACGGCGACACCCGCGTCGTCAGCGTTGCGTCGGTAGACCAGCGGTACTACGAACTCGACCCCGAGACGTTGGAACTCACGTCGCATCCGACGCCGCCGTCCTGAGGCGGCGAAAGAGTCGGGCCCGGACGACCAGCCACAGCCCTTACCACCGCTCGCGTCGATACTCCGGGAATGCTCGTCCTCGGAGACGCCCACGCCGACGACCCCGACAACCGCCGCGCCCTGCTGGCGGCCTACGACGAGAGCGACGCCGCGGTCGCGCTCCAAACCGGCGACCTGCTCTACTATGACCTGCCCGTTCCGACCTACTTTATCGCTGGCAACAACGAGGAGTTCGACGTTATCGACGCGCTCCGTCGCGGCGAGACGGTCGCGGGGCCGACGGTCCGGAACGCGACGCTCCTCGCCAGTTCGGTCGCCGAGGTCGAGGGCCTGCGCGTGGCTGGCCTGTCGGGCAACTACGCGCCGACCAAGTACGACGAGCCCCGCGCGGACCTCTCGGGCGAGCGCCGCCGTCACTTCGTCCGCGAGGAGGTCGAGCGCCTGAAGCGGGTCGAGGACGTGGACGTGCTGGTCACTCACGAGGCTCCTCGCGGCCTGATTTACTACGGCTACGACGCCGGATGCGAGCGAATCGACGAACTGTTGGACGCGCTCGACCCCGACCTCTGTCTGGTCGGCCACCACGAGCGCCACGCCGAAGCGACCTACGACGAGACGCGGGTCGTGAGCCTCGCGCCCGCGTGGAAACGATACTACTACCTGAACCCCGAGACGCTGGAACTCTCGGACCGAGCGACCCCGGTCGAGTGAGCGATTCGGGGCGCACGCCACCGATTCGACCGCGAACGACCGCCCACCAGCCAACCACATTTATACCGTAGGGGGTACCAAACATGCGCTATGACGGAAATTCACCCGCACCAGCGGGTCGCCGTTCTCGCGGACGCTCAAAACCTCTATCATACTGCCCAGAGCGTCTACAGTCGGAACATCGACTACTCCGCGCTGTTAGAGAAGTCGGTGCAGGACCGCGAACTGACGCGGGCTATCGCCTACGTGATTCAGGCCGATAGCCCGGACGAGGAGCGATTCTTCGAGGCGCTGGGCGACATCGGCTTCGAGACGAAAATAAAGGAACTCAAGACGTTCGGCGACGGGTCGAAGAAGGCCGACTGGGACGTGGGAATGAGCTTAGACGCGGTGACGCTGGCCAACCACGTCGATACGGTCATCCTCTGTACCGGCGACGGCGACTTCTCGCGGCTCTGTTCGCACCTCCGCCACGAGGGCGTCCGGACCGAGGTCACGAGTTTCGCTGAGTCCACGTCCGAGGAGCTAACCGAGGCCGCGGACGCCTTTATCGACATGTCCGAGCGGCCAGACACCTTCCTGCTGTGAAATCGTCGTAGAAATCCTGCCGCGCCTCGGTCGAGTTTCGACTGCGCTCAGACCGGGCGACCGTCTTCGTCGGCGGTGCCGCTGAGGAGCGCCCCCGCCGCCATGACGAGGACCGCGACCGACGACAGGAGGTAGGTCGTGAACGTCTGGGTGGTCGCGATGGCGAAGACGAGCGCGCCAGCCACGACGACGAGTGCGAGACCGAGGTTTGCTTTCATGGTAATCGCCGCTAGACGCTCCAAGAATATAAATCAAACCGTAGCCGCCGATAATTAGGATAATAAATCGTTAAATTGACTCTCGGTATCGAGTCACACGGCACCGAGAGACGTGATTCCGTCGCCCCCGAGAACGAAGCCTTTTCGCCGCGGCACGCCAACTCGCGGCCGATGAGTACGACTCAGACCGACGACCTCTCGAAACTCCGGACGACCGCGGACTACCAGTTCGGGGCGGGCGTCGGCGCGGCGCTGTTCCCCGAGGACGAGGACCTCGAAGTCAAACGCTCGTCGTCGGGGCGGCCACAGCAGGTCGTCGCCGACTCGGGACGACTCGTGACCTACGGCACCGACGGCCGGTTCACCCTCGGACTGGAAGGCGGTCGCCGGGTCGCGGCCGCCCTCGACGCTCCGGCGGGCCGGGTCGTCGTCGGCGACGAGAGCGAACCGTTCGTCCGCGAGGGCAAGAACGTCTTCGCGAAGTTCGTCGCCGCGGTCGGTTCCGAGATTCGTCCCGGCGACGAGGTGGCAATCGTCCACGAGGACGGCCCGATTCTGGGAGTCGGTCGCGCCGAACTTTCCGCTGACGCGATGACCGACTTCGACACCGGGATGGCCGTGATGGTCCGCGAGGGCGCGGACGAGTAGCCGAGCGCGCTGGCGGTACTGCCGGTCTCCCCACTGCCCCTGCCATCGACCACGCTCGC is a genomic window of Halorussus salinus containing:
- a CDS encoding metallophosphoesterase family protein, producing the protein MFSTASLREWVLSFRRPKRGLMLVLGDAHADDPDNRRALFAAYREADADVALQLGDLLYYDLPIPTYFIAGNNEDFDVIDALRHGRVESSDVTNARLLGDEAVEVEGLRVAGLSGNYAPTQYERPRPNLQGERRRHFVRGDVETVKRIEDVDVLLTHEAPHGLPVAEEYEVGCQYIDELLEAVQPRLCLVGHHHQHAETTYGDTRVVSVASVDQRYYELDPETLELTSHPTPPS
- a CDS encoding metallophosphoesterase family protein, encoding MLVLGDAHADDPDNRRALLAAYDESDAAVALQTGDLLYYDLPVPTYFIAGNNEEFDVIDALRRGETVAGPTVRNATLLASSVAEVEGLRVAGLSGNYAPTKYDEPRADLSGERRRHFVREEVERLKRVEDVDVLVTHEAPRGLIYYGYDAGCERIDELLDALDPDLCLVGHHERHAEATYDETRVVSLAPAWKRYYYLNPETLELSDRATPVE
- a CDS encoding LabA-like NYN domain-containing protein — translated: MTEIHPHQRVAVLADAQNLYHTAQSVYSRNIDYSALLEKSVQDRELTRAIAYVIQADSPDEERFFEALGDIGFETKIKELKTFGDGSKKADWDVGMSLDAVTLANHVDTVILCTGDGDFSRLCSHLRHEGVRTEVTSFAESTSEELTEAADAFIDMSERPDTFLL
- a CDS encoding PUA domain-containing protein, which translates into the protein MSTTQTDDLSKLRTTADYQFGAGVGAALFPEDEDLEVKRSSSGRPQQVVADSGRLVTYGTDGRFTLGLEGGRRVAAALDAPAGRVVVGDESEPFVREGKNVFAKFVAAVGSEIRPGDEVAIVHEDGPILGVGRAELSADAMTDFDTGMAVMVREGADE